In a single window of the Gossypium hirsutum isolate 1008001.06 chromosome A13, Gossypium_hirsutum_v2.1, whole genome shotgun sequence genome:
- the LOC107893640 gene encoding protein AUXIN RESPONSE 4 isoform X2 → MAIITEEVEPESPKTRVDKKTPPKPTFNPNPVSSKSDPNSQTQNPFAFWFYFTLIISLITFLFVSFSSLYPQDPKSWFLSLPNSLRQHYSNGRIIKVQTSPNQSPIEVFVSENGQFSSSENVMVVHGLGLSSYSYREMIRALGSKGVRVIAIDLPGNGFSEKSRLEIEEGTNGIFARFKEVYSLIQDKGLFWAFDQMVETGELPYEEIKSRVLVKKNVKVIEIGSEEMGMVLGQVIGTMGLAPVHLVLHDSAFLMAANWIAENSGFIRSITLIDAGLKPALRTWVLNIPVVNEILLRFSFVYARLINLCCSKRIDWSELEAHRSLLKGWDARKAVVGIEKKLNYSFNIEEWGGLDGIKGMPVQVLWSNDWSGKWSKEGRQIAEALPGAKFVTHSGGRWPEDHGCLVTRTSNFPQSSCIYACA, encoded by the coding sequence ATGGCGATCATAACAGAAGAGGTAGAGCCCGAATCACCCAAAACCAGAGTAGACAAGAAAACCCCCCCAAAACCTACTTTTAATCCTAACCCAGTCTCCTCAAAATCCGACCCTAATTCCCAAACTCAAAATCCTTTTGCCTTCTGGTTCTATTTCACCCTCATCATCTCTCTCATCACTTTCCTCTTCGTCTCCTTTTCATCTTTGTACCCACAAGACCCCAAATCCTGGTTCCTTTCTTTGCCCAACTCCCTCCGTCAACACTACTCAAATGGTAGAATCATTAAGGTTCAGACATCTCCAAACCAATCGCCAATTGAGGTTTTTGTTTCTGAAAATGGTCAGTTTTCTTCATCTGAGAATGTTATGGTCGTTCATGGGCTGGGGCTGAGTTCTTATTCTTATAGAGAAATGATAAGGGCTTTAGGCTCAAAAGGAGTTCGTGTTATAGCCATTGATTTGCCTGGAAATGGGTTTTCTGAAAAATCTAGGTTAGAGATCGAAGAAGGAACAAATGGCATTTTTGCGAGGTTTAAGGAAGTTTATAGTTTGATTCAAGACAAGGGTTTGTTTTGGGCTTTCGATCAAATGGTTGAAACTGGTGAACTACCTTATGAGGAGATAAAATCTAGAGTTTTGGTTAAAAAGAATGTTAAGGTTATTGAAATTGGAAGTGAAGAAATGGGGATGGTTCTGGGGCAGGTTATAGGAACAATGGGATTAGCTCCTGTGCATTTAGTTTTACATGATTCTGCTTTTCTTATGGCTGCGAATTGGATTGCTGAGAATTCAGGATTCATTAGAAGCATAACTCTTATCGATGCTGGACTAAAACCAGCTTTACGTACGTGGGTTTTGAACATACCTGTGGTTAATGagattttgttgaggttttcatttGTGTATGCAAGGTTGATAAACTTGTGTTGCTCAAAGAGGATTGATTGGTCGGAGTTGGAGGCACATAGATCACTTTTAAAGGGATGGGATGCAAGAAAAGCTGTTGTGGGGATAGAGAAAAAGCTGAATTATAGTTTTAATATAGAGGAATGGGGAGGTTTGGATGGTATAAAAGGCATGCCAGTGCAGGTACTTTGGTCTAATGATTGGTCTGGCAAATGGAGTAAAGAGGGTCGACAAATTGCTGAGGCACTTCCTGGGGCAAAATTTGTCACTCATTCCGGGGGGCGATGGCCTGAG